TTGTCAGAGTGATCATCCTTAATTTGATCTAACCGGCTCTGCTGTTTACCCTCATCATCATTAGAATTCAAGGGCTCATTAAGTGATAGTAAGGTGGATACTGATAAAGCTGCCATTGCTTGGTCTACTTCATCCAAAGGCATGCTTAAAAATTGGCTTAGCTCTTCTTCCGAGGGTGATCTCATCAGATTTTGCTCCAACTCCCGAAAAGCACTATTTAGCTTTTTGGCTTTATCTCTTAAGCCACGTGGGACCCAGTCCATTTGGCGAATGCCGTCCAACATAGCTCCTTTAATTCTCCAAAGACCAAACGTTTCAAATTGATAACCTTTTTTGTAATCAAATTTCTTAATAGCTTCAAGCAAACCTATATAGCCTAACCCGACTAAGTCCTCTTTTGGAATAATACGTTGCGGGATACTTAGGCTCATTTTATTCGCCATTTGCTCAACCAAATACATATACTGTTTAACAAGTTTTTCCTGTGACCTGGAATCATGATTTTCGCGATAAGTCCTCCATAATAAGTCATGTGGTATGGCTTCTTTAATACCTGGATTCAACGTTTATCCCTCCTTTATTGGGTTGTCCATATATTAGGATTGTCGCTCTTCCCCTTTATGTAACGCTCCTAGGGGAATGTGCTGAAACGATTGTTCTTCCTCGATGATTTCATCGATTGTTTTCTCCTGTACCGATTCAAGGGTCTCTCCTAAATGTTGTTCACTGTATTGAATTGAACTGTTCCTTGGGCCCTTTCCGCTCAATT
The window above is part of the Bacillus sp. SORGH_AS_0510 genome. Proteins encoded here:
- a CDS encoding sigma-70 family RNA polymerase sigma factor, coding for MNPGIKEAIPHDLLWRTYRENHDSRSQEKLVKQYMYLVEQMANKMSLSIPQRIIPKEDLVGLGYIGLLEAIKKFDYKKGYQFETFGLWRIKGAMLDGIRQMDWVPRGLRDKAKKLNSAFRELEQNLMRSPSEEELSQFLSMPLDEVDQAMAALSVSTLLSLNEPLNSNDDEGKQQSRLDQIKDDHSDKHDRNLQMADFQKMMAACIDKMPEKERLVISLLYYEGLSQVEISEVLNLTKGRISQIHSRAIIRLRQSFEANGYSFDSFL